In one Alnus glutinosa chromosome 12, dhAlnGlut1.1, whole genome shotgun sequence genomic region, the following are encoded:
- the LOC133852713 gene encoding uncharacterized protein LOC133852713, translating to MDWWSLIWFNQAIPKKAFLLWLAVRNRLTTVDRLPTWGYKGDTQCCFCRHGTESRDHLFFNCSFSSQIWEICMKRRNFSNPLLDWQNVVEECSRKCISKKLKSVLCRLVLSSSVYNIWRARNEIKHNGRPKTEEQILRSIFPEVRTRISGKGNFKKNEENVNICLSWNIDLSIPV from the coding sequence ATGGATTGGTGGTCCCTTATTTGGTTCAATCAAGCTATTCCAAAAAAGGCCTTCTTGCTTTGGTTGGCTGTTCGTAATAGGCTCACAACGGTTGATCGCCTTCCGACTTGGGGATACAAAGGTGATACTCAATGCTGTTTTTGCAGACATGGTACTGAAAGCAGAgatcatctatttttcaattgcagCTTTAGCTCTCAGATTTGGGAGATTTGTATGAAAAGACGTAATTTTTCGAATCCCCTTCTTGACTGGCAGAATGTGGTAGAAGAATGTAGTAGGAAGTGTATTTCGAAGAAGCTGAAAAGTGTTCTCTGTAGGCTGGTTTTGAGCTCCAGTGTTTACAATATATGGAGAGCTAGAAATGAGATTAAGCATAATGGAAGACCAAAAACAGAGGAGCAGATTCTTAGAAGTATTTTTCCGGAAGTAAGGACTAGAATTTCTGGCAAAGGCAACTTCAAGAAGAATGAAGAGAATGTCAATATTTGCCTAAGCTGGAATATTGATTTGTCTATACCGGTTTGA
- the LOC133852179 gene encoding uncharacterized protein LOC133852179 — MKILRENAGPLTNFEVLDFLRSRGAAKDSTRVLANVAPSEYKVYDYLVQTAACKQTSENINEFSERCKKYDLAKAEVLNIINIRPTSAVWIYPIIEQCGDRFGDVEELIELVKMVLPPRPTEPESEGGKPEEGIDEQVVQTAS; from the exons ATGAAGAT TTTAAGGGAGAATGCTGGTCCACTTACCAATTTTGAAGTTCTTGACTTTCTACGGTCTAGAGGGGCTGCGAAGGATTCTACTCGAGTTCTTGCTAACGTAGCACCTTCTGAGTACAAG GTATATGATTATTTGGTTCAAACTGCTGCTTGTAAGCAAACTAGCGAGAATATCAATGAATTCTCAGAAAGGTGTAAAAAGTATGACCTTGCGAAGGCTGAGGTTCTAAATATCATCAACATTAGGCCGACTTCTGCAGTTTGGATTTATCCG ATTATAGAGCAATGTGGCGATCGTTTTGGAGATGTGGAAGAGCTAATAGAGTTGGTAAAAATGGTGTTGCCCCCGCGTCCAACCGAACCTGAATCTGAAGGAGGGAAACCTGAAGAAGGAATTGATGAGCAGGTTGTGCAAACTGCTTCATGA
- the LOC133883015 gene encoding calmodulin-lysine N-methyltransferase isoform X1, giving the protein MEAYRTTAKASSLRWQILRQALLRRPPPLISEEKEEGEQSETSIKRISRKASQGFNLIPCHVVEDDAVLSSGSLKRPGHAREARVCYTLPIDGAPRLFLTQRVDERADLGDFEICNRYNVDNTGLVCHWPSEDVLAYFCLSQADMFRYKRVIELGSGYGLAGLVIAAITEASEVVISDGNPQVVDYIQRNIDANTGAFGATRVNSMALHWDQEEISNLSNAFDVIIASDCTFFKEFHNGLARIIKLLLNKAGPSQAIFFSPKRGNSLDKFLETIDQNGLFFSLTENYDPEVWKRHQEFMDCKNSSWSSYERDHCYPVMVRITI; this is encoded by the exons ATGGAAGCTTATAGAACCACCGCGAAGGCCTCGTCCTTAAGATGGCAAATCCTCCGCCAAGCCCTTCTTCGTCGTCCTCCTCCGCTAATCTCCG aagaaaaagaagaaggagagcAATCTGAAACGAGCATTAAGCGCATTTCAAGGAAGGCATCGCAGGGGTTCAACTTGATTCCCTGCCACGTAGTGGAGGACGACGCCGTTTTATCTTCGGGCTCTTTGAAGCGCCCCGGCCACGCTAGAGAGGCTCGCGTGTGCTACACGTTGCCCATCGACGGAGCTCCCAGGCTTTTCCTCAC CCAAAGAGTGGACGAACGTGCTGACCTTGGTGATTTTGAGATCTGCAATAGATACAATGTTGACAACACTGGGCTTGTTT GTCATTGGCCTTCAGAAGATGTACTTGCTTACTTTTGCTTATCACAGGCAGACATGTTCAG GTATAAACGAGTTATTGAGCTTGGATCAGGTTATGGATTAGCTGGTTTAGTTATTGCAGCCATCACCGAGGCATCAGAGGTTGTGATATCAGATGGAAATCCTCAAGTAGTGGATT ATATTCAGCGTAACATAGATGCCAATACTGGAGCATTTGGTGCTACAAGAGTGAACTCTATGGCATTGCATTGGGATCAAGAAGAAATATCAAATCTTTCTAATGCTTTTGATGTCATTATTGCAAGTGACTG CACTTTCTTTAAGGAATTCCACAATGGCCTTGCTCGAATCATCAAGCTCCTGTTGAATAAAGCGGGGCCCTCTCAAGCCATATTTTTCAGTCCTAAAAGAGGCAATTCATTGGACAAGTTTCTTGAGACAATTGACCAAAATGGCTTGTTTTTCAGCTTAACAGAGAACTATGACCCAGAAGTTTGGAAGCGTCATCAGGAATTCATGGATTGCAAAAACTCCTCCTGGTCCAGCTACGAAAGGGACCACTGCTATCCGGTAATGGTCAGAATTACAATATGA
- the LOC133852178 gene encoding oligopeptide transporter 7-like yields MSQEIKAPLIPKNQTFESQPPDVENSPIEQVALTVPVTDDPSLPTFTFRTWILGTLACVLLSFLNQFFWYRREPLSITSISAQIAVVPLGHLMASTITRRVFYRGRAWEFTLNPGPFNVKEHVLITIFANSGAGNVYAIHVVSVVKIFYKKTMTFVVALLVVFTTQVLGFGWAGLFRRYLVEPAAMWWPQNLVQVSLFRALHEKEKRPKGGLTRNQFFLIAFICSFAYYVFPGYLFPMLTSLSWICWIFPSSVLAQQLGSGLHGLGIGAFGFDWSSISSYLGSPLASPWFATANIAAGFLLVMYVITPIAYWLNVYKAKTFPIFSDGLFTSTGQSYNISAIIDENFHLDMDAYERKGPLYLSTFFAIYYGVNFACLAATIVHVFLFHGREMWQLSKSALQEKSMDVHTKLMRKYKQVPQWWFMCILLVNIVATIFTCQYFNDQLQLPWWGILLACCVALFFTLPVGVIAATTNQMPSLNVITEYIIGYLYPGYPVANICFKVYGYISMKQAITFLEDFKLGHYMKIPPRAMFMAQVVGTVVSALVHLGTAWWLMDSIPDICDRALLPAGSPWTCPGDHVFYDASVIWGLIGPRRIFGDLGHYSAINWFFLAGAVAPLVVWLAHKAFPEKHWIRLISMPVLLGATVNMPPATAVNYSSWILIGFASGFIVYRYYRGWWSRHNYVLSGSLDAGLAFMGVLLYLCLGMQHVRLNWWGADSDGCSLASCPTAKGVIVKGCPVL; encoded by the exons ATGAGTCAAGAAATCAAAGCCCCTCTCA TCCCGAAGAATCAAACCTTCGAATCTCAACCCCCCGACGTCGAGAACTCTCCGATCGAGCAAGTCGCTCTCACGGTTCCGGTCACCGACGACCCCTCGCTCCCGACCTTCACGTTCCGAACGTGGATTCTCGGAACGCTAGCATGCGTCCTCCTCTCCTTCCTCAACCAGTTCTTCTGGTACCGTCGAGAGCCGCTCTCGATCACGTCGATATCGGCTCAGATCGCGGTGGTCCCGCTCGGCCACCTCATGGCCTCGACGATCACGCGCCGAGTGTTCTACAGGGGGCGCGCGTGGGAGTTCACGCTCAATCCCGGCCCGTTCAACGTGAAAGAGCACGTGCTAATCACGATCTTCGCGAACTCCGGTGCTGGCAACGTGTACGCCATCCACGTCGTTAGCGTCGTCAAGATTTTCTACAAAAAAACCATGACGTTTGTGGTGGCGTTGCTCGTAGTTTTTACGACGCAGGTGTTGGGCTTCGGGTGGGCCGGGCTGTTCCGGCGGTACTTGGTGGAGCCCGCTGCCATGTGGTGGCCCCAGAATCTCGTGCAAGTCTCGCtcttcag GGCACTACACGAGAAAGAGAAGAGGCCCAAGGGTGGGTTGACACGGAATCAGTTCTTCCTCATTGCCTTCATCTGCAGCTTTGCTTACTATGTCTTTCCGGGTTACCTATTCCCGATGTTAACGTCTCTTTCCTGGATTTGCTGGATATTCCCTTCTTCTGTCCTTGCCCAACAGCTGGGTTCAGGACTCCACGGGCTTGGAATTGGTGCTTTTGGATTTGATTGGTCCAGTATATCCTCTTACCTTGGAAGTCCGCTCGCCAGTCCATGGTTTGCTACTGCCAACATTGCTGCTGGTTTTCTGCTTGTCATGTATGTCATTACCCCTATAGCTTATTGGCTTAATGTCTACAAGGCCAAGACTTTTCCAATATTCTCAGATGGGCTGTTCACGTCTACTGGCCAAAGCTACAATATCTCAGCTATAATAGATGAAAACTTTCACCTTGACATGGATGCATATGAGCGCAAAGGCCCTCTCTATCTCAGCACCTTCTTTGCTATATACTATGGTGTCAATTTTGCCTGCCTTGCCGCCACTATTGTTCATGTGTTCCTCTTCCATGGAAG GGAAATGTGGCAGCTAAGCAAGTCTGCCCTCCAAGAGAAGTCGATGGATGTGCACACAAAGCTCATGAGAAAATATAAGCAAGTTCCTCAGTGGTGGTTCATGTGCATCCTTTTGGTTAACATTGTGGCAACCATATTTACCTGCCAGTACTTCAACGATCAACTCCAATTGCCATGGTGGGGCATCTTGCTAGCATGCTGTGTTGCCTTATTTTTCACTCTTCCTGTTGGAGTCATCGCTGCCACAACAAACCAG ATGCCATCCTTGAATGTGATCACTGAGTATATTATAGGGTATCTCTATCCAGGATATCCGGTTGCCAACATATGCTTTAAAGTGTATGGCTACATAAGTATGAAACAGGCGATCACGTTTCTAGAAGACTTTAAGCTAGGTCATTACATGAAAATTCCTCCGAGAGCAATGTTCATGGCACAG GTTGTCGGTACTGTAGTATCAGCATTGGTACATTTAGGAACGGCATGGTGGCTTATGGACAGCATTCCAGACATATGTGACAGGGCATTGCTTCCAGCAGGCAGCCCGTGGACTTGCCCTGGCGATCATGTATTCTATGATGCTTCCGTCATCTGGGGTCTGATTGGGCCTCGGAGAATTTTTGGAGATCTTGGTCACTACTCTGCCATCAACTGGTTTTTCTTGGCTGGGGCTGTAGCTCCTCTTGTCGTTTGGCTCGCTCACAAGGCCTTCCCAGAAAAGCATTGGATTAGACTTATCAGTATGCCTGTGCTCTTAGGGGCAACAGTCAACATGCCTCCTGCCACTGCTGTCAATTACAGCAGCTGGATTCTTATTGGGTTTGCCTCGGGCTTTATTGTTTATAGGTACTATCGTGGTTGGTGGAGTCGCCACAACTATGTGCTATCTGGGTCACTTGATGCTGGATTAGCCTTCATGGGAGTATTGTTATACTTGTGTTTGGGGATGCAACACGTTAGACTGAACTGGTGGGGGGCTGATTCAGATGGATGTTCGTTGGCTTCTTGTCCAACAGCCAAAGGGGTCATAGTCAAAGGCTGCCCAGTTCTCTGA
- the LOC133883015 gene encoding calmodulin-lysine N-methyltransferase isoform X2, giving the protein MEAYRTTAKASSLRWQILRQALLRRPPPLISEKEEGEQSETSIKRISRKASQGFNLIPCHVVEDDAVLSSGSLKRPGHAREARVCYTLPIDGAPRLFLTQRVDERADLGDFEICNRYNVDNTGLVCHWPSEDVLAYFCLSQADMFRYKRVIELGSGYGLAGLVIAAITEASEVVISDGNPQVVDYIQRNIDANTGAFGATRVNSMALHWDQEEISNLSNAFDVIIASDCTFFKEFHNGLARIIKLLLNKAGPSQAIFFSPKRGNSLDKFLETIDQNGLFFSLTENYDPEVWKRHQEFMDCKNSSWSSYERDHCYPVMVRITI; this is encoded by the exons ATGGAAGCTTATAGAACCACCGCGAAGGCCTCGTCCTTAAGATGGCAAATCCTCCGCCAAGCCCTTCTTCGTCGTCCTCCTCCGCTAATCTCCG aaaaagaagaaggagagcAATCTGAAACGAGCATTAAGCGCATTTCAAGGAAGGCATCGCAGGGGTTCAACTTGATTCCCTGCCACGTAGTGGAGGACGACGCCGTTTTATCTTCGGGCTCTTTGAAGCGCCCCGGCCACGCTAGAGAGGCTCGCGTGTGCTACACGTTGCCCATCGACGGAGCTCCCAGGCTTTTCCTCAC CCAAAGAGTGGACGAACGTGCTGACCTTGGTGATTTTGAGATCTGCAATAGATACAATGTTGACAACACTGGGCTTGTTT GTCATTGGCCTTCAGAAGATGTACTTGCTTACTTTTGCTTATCACAGGCAGACATGTTCAG GTATAAACGAGTTATTGAGCTTGGATCAGGTTATGGATTAGCTGGTTTAGTTATTGCAGCCATCACCGAGGCATCAGAGGTTGTGATATCAGATGGAAATCCTCAAGTAGTGGATT ATATTCAGCGTAACATAGATGCCAATACTGGAGCATTTGGTGCTACAAGAGTGAACTCTATGGCATTGCATTGGGATCAAGAAGAAATATCAAATCTTTCTAATGCTTTTGATGTCATTATTGCAAGTGACTG CACTTTCTTTAAGGAATTCCACAATGGCCTTGCTCGAATCATCAAGCTCCTGTTGAATAAAGCGGGGCCCTCTCAAGCCATATTTTTCAGTCCTAAAAGAGGCAATTCATTGGACAAGTTTCTTGAGACAATTGACCAAAATGGCTTGTTTTTCAGCTTAACAGAGAACTATGACCCAGAAGTTTGGAAGCGTCATCAGGAATTCATGGATTGCAAAAACTCCTCCTGGTCCAGCTACGAAAGGGACCACTGCTATCCGGTAATGGTCAGAATTACAATATGA
- the LOC133883015 gene encoding calmodulin-lysine N-methyltransferase isoform X4 gives MEAYRTTAKASSLRWQILRQALLRRPPPLISEEKEEGEQSETSIKRISRKASQGFNLIPCHVVEDDAVLSSGSLKRPGHAREARVCYTLPIDGAPRLFLTQRVDERADLGDFEICNRYNVDNTGLVCHWPSEDVLAYFCLSQADMFRYKRVIELGSGYGLAGLVIAAITEASEVVISDGNPQVVDYIQRNIDANTGAFGATRVNSMALHWDQEEISNLSNAFDVIIASDCLTENYDPEVWKRHQEFMDCKNSSWSSYERDHCYPVMVRITI, from the exons ATGGAAGCTTATAGAACCACCGCGAAGGCCTCGTCCTTAAGATGGCAAATCCTCCGCCAAGCCCTTCTTCGTCGTCCTCCTCCGCTAATCTCCG aagaaaaagaagaaggagagcAATCTGAAACGAGCATTAAGCGCATTTCAAGGAAGGCATCGCAGGGGTTCAACTTGATTCCCTGCCACGTAGTGGAGGACGACGCCGTTTTATCTTCGGGCTCTTTGAAGCGCCCCGGCCACGCTAGAGAGGCTCGCGTGTGCTACACGTTGCCCATCGACGGAGCTCCCAGGCTTTTCCTCAC CCAAAGAGTGGACGAACGTGCTGACCTTGGTGATTTTGAGATCTGCAATAGATACAATGTTGACAACACTGGGCTTGTTT GTCATTGGCCTTCAGAAGATGTACTTGCTTACTTTTGCTTATCACAGGCAGACATGTTCAG GTATAAACGAGTTATTGAGCTTGGATCAGGTTATGGATTAGCTGGTTTAGTTATTGCAGCCATCACCGAGGCATCAGAGGTTGTGATATCAGATGGAAATCCTCAAGTAGTGGATT ATATTCAGCGTAACATAGATGCCAATACTGGAGCATTTGGTGCTACAAGAGTGAACTCTATGGCATTGCATTGGGATCAAGAAGAAATATCAAATCTTTCTAATGCTTTTGATGTCATTATTGCAAGTGACTG CTTAACAGAGAACTATGACCCAGAAGTTTGGAAGCGTCATCAGGAATTCATGGATTGCAAAAACTCCTCCTGGTCCAGCTACGAAAGGGACCACTGCTATCCGGTAATGGTCAGAATTACAATATGA
- the LOC133883015 gene encoding calmodulin-lysine N-methyltransferase isoform X3 codes for MEAYRTTAKASSLRWQILRQALLRRPPPLISEEGEQSETSIKRISRKASQGFNLIPCHVVEDDAVLSSGSLKRPGHAREARVCYTLPIDGAPRLFLTQRVDERADLGDFEICNRYNVDNTGLVCHWPSEDVLAYFCLSQADMFRYKRVIELGSGYGLAGLVIAAITEASEVVISDGNPQVVDYIQRNIDANTGAFGATRVNSMALHWDQEEISNLSNAFDVIIASDCTFFKEFHNGLARIIKLLLNKAGPSQAIFFSPKRGNSLDKFLETIDQNGLFFSLTENYDPEVWKRHQEFMDCKNSSWSSYERDHCYPVMVRITI; via the exons ATGGAAGCTTATAGAACCACCGCGAAGGCCTCGTCCTTAAGATGGCAAATCCTCCGCCAAGCCCTTCTTCGTCGTCCTCCTCCGCTAATCTCCG aagaaggagagcAATCTGAAACGAGCATTAAGCGCATTTCAAGGAAGGCATCGCAGGGGTTCAACTTGATTCCCTGCCACGTAGTGGAGGACGACGCCGTTTTATCTTCGGGCTCTTTGAAGCGCCCCGGCCACGCTAGAGAGGCTCGCGTGTGCTACACGTTGCCCATCGACGGAGCTCCCAGGCTTTTCCTCAC CCAAAGAGTGGACGAACGTGCTGACCTTGGTGATTTTGAGATCTGCAATAGATACAATGTTGACAACACTGGGCTTGTTT GTCATTGGCCTTCAGAAGATGTACTTGCTTACTTTTGCTTATCACAGGCAGACATGTTCAG GTATAAACGAGTTATTGAGCTTGGATCAGGTTATGGATTAGCTGGTTTAGTTATTGCAGCCATCACCGAGGCATCAGAGGTTGTGATATCAGATGGAAATCCTCAAGTAGTGGATT ATATTCAGCGTAACATAGATGCCAATACTGGAGCATTTGGTGCTACAAGAGTGAACTCTATGGCATTGCATTGGGATCAAGAAGAAATATCAAATCTTTCTAATGCTTTTGATGTCATTATTGCAAGTGACTG CACTTTCTTTAAGGAATTCCACAATGGCCTTGCTCGAATCATCAAGCTCCTGTTGAATAAAGCGGGGCCCTCTCAAGCCATATTTTTCAGTCCTAAAAGAGGCAATTCATTGGACAAGTTTCTTGAGACAATTGACCAAAATGGCTTGTTTTTCAGCTTAACAGAGAACTATGACCCAGAAGTTTGGAAGCGTCATCAGGAATTCATGGATTGCAAAAACTCCTCCTGGTCCAGCTACGAAAGGGACCACTGCTATCCGGTAATGGTCAGAATTACAATATGA
- the LOC133852180 gene encoding uncharacterized protein LOC133852180 produces the protein MASNLGRLFSLSALKLTFSHTRSDPLTRSVSNPVSRLICSATQQPHPLEENPNKPQAETTEKDLPNESQEDDQEDDDEDSDDLVNKATGEVGGPRGPEPTRFGDWERNGRCSDF, from the coding sequence ATGGCGAGCAATCTGGGCCGTTTATTCTCATTGAGCGCTCTCAAGCTGACCTTCTCCCACACCAGATCCGACCCGCTCACTCGCTCCGTGTCGAACCCTGTGAGCCGACTTATCTGCTCCGCGACTCAGCAGCCGCATCCGCTCGAAGAAAACCCTAACAAGCCACAAGCAGAGACTACCGAAAAAGATCTCCCAAACGAAAGCCAGGAAGATGATCAAGAAGACGACGACGAAGACAGTGACGATCTTGTGAATAAAGCGACTGGCGAGGTCGGTGGGCCCCGTGGTCCCGAGCCCACCCGGTTTGGCGATTGGGAGCGAAACGGTCGGTGCTCTGATTTCTGa